One region of Candidatus Poribacteria bacterium genomic DNA includes:
- a CDS encoding Gfo/Idh/MocA family oxidoreductase, giving the protein MTQPIRIAQYGVSHAHASGHAAVLQANPDVDFVGVYEPSAANRERVSGRPPYTDVRWFASADAMLSDDSITAIAVEGAVHESLAFARDAIDAGKHVWLDKPAGDDLPTVRAIIDDARERGLMVQLGYMFRYSDAFRKVLDLAASGSLGDVFTVRGRMSTHCSPEVRAQLARHEGGILFELLCHLLDIVVAMLGKPKRVTSFLRNDLGITPGFADNTLAVFEYDRAMAMLESSAMEVEPFACRRFEVCGTRGSAIIEPLEPAQLRVCLDADRDGMKKGWQVVPVENKPRYVDDVVAFVAAIRGEQLPDRTLDHELLVQETLLRASRGGDAD; this is encoded by the coding sequence ATGACCCAACCCATCCGCATCGCGCAATACGGCGTCTCCCACGCTCACGCGTCGGGACACGCCGCCGTCCTTCAGGCGAACCCCGACGTCGATTTCGTCGGCGTCTATGAGCCGTCCGCCGCCAACCGCGAGCGCGTCTCAGGACGCCCGCCCTACACCGACGTCCGCTGGTTCGCCTCTGCCGACGCGATGCTCTCCGACGACTCCATCACCGCCATCGCCGTCGAGGGAGCCGTCCACGAGAGCCTCGCCTTCGCGCGAGATGCGATCGACGCGGGCAAGCACGTCTGGCTGGACAAACCCGCCGGCGACGACTTGCCGACGGTCCGCGCGATCATCGACGACGCCCGCGAGCGGGGCTTGATGGTCCAGTTGGGCTACATGTTTCGCTACAGCGATGCGTTCCGGAAGGTGCTCGATCTGGCTGCGTCGGGCTCGCTCGGCGACGTGTTCACCGTGCGCGGGCGAATGTCCACCCACTGCTCGCCGGAGGTGCGGGCGCAGTTGGCGCGGCACGAGGGAGGCATCCTCTTCGAGCTGCTCTGCCACCTGCTCGACATCGTCGTGGCGATGCTCGGCAAGCCGAAGCGCGTCACGTCGTTCCTGCGCAACGACCTGGGCATCACGCCGGGCTTCGCGGACAACACGCTCGCCGTGTTCGAATACGACCGCGCGATGGCGATGCTCGAATCGTCGGCGATGGAGGTGGAGCCCTTCGCGTGCCGTCGGTTCGAGGTCTGCGGAACGCGGGGCAGCGCGATCATCGAGCCGCTGGAACCGGCGCAGCTCCGTGTCTGTCTCGACGCCGACCGTGACGGCATGAAGAAGGGCTGGCAGGTCGTCCCCGTCGAGAACAAGCCGCGCTACGTGGACGACGTGGTCGCGTTCGTCGCGGCGATCCGAGGCGAGCAACTGCCCGACCGCACGCTCGATCACGAGCTCCTCGTCCAGGAGACGCTTCTGCGGGCTTCGCGCGGCGGCGACGCCGACTGA